The segment gccatacatctaaAGATAGAAAGCACTAAAGTTAACAAAGTCCACTAAGAGCTCTCTTTACCATCTTCCCACTTCCCTTTGAGAAAGAAAACAGAACAAAGCAAAAGAAAGAaagcaaacagaaacaaatggCACTGAGAATGTGGGCTTCCTCTACAGCAAACGCTCTCAAGCTCTCTTCTTCTGCATCCAGATCTCATCTCCTTCCAGCTTTCTCCATCTCCAGATGCTTCTCCTCAGGTAAGAAAAACAACAACATCGTCATCCTTGTACACAACTTGTGTGTTGCATTGCTCTTGTTTTAGGACTCTTTAATTATCTTAAAAGTGTTTTGGGTTTGAAGTGTTGGAAGGACTTAAGTATGCAAATTCACATGAGTGGGTGAAACATGAAGGCTCAGTGGCTACTATTGGCATCAGTGACCATGCCCAGGTAACAAAAACCAGAGCTCATCAGAGAACTTGTTTAGATCAGATTACTCTCTGAAAAGTAGAGGTTATATAAAAATGCTTGATGATGTGCAGGATCATTTAGGAGAAGTTGTGTTTGTGGAGCTGCCTGAAGAAAAAAGTTCAGTgaccaaagaaaaaaactttggaGCAGTGGAGAGTGTGAAGGCAACA is part of the Brassica rapa cultivar Chiifu-401-42 chromosome A09, CAAS_Brap_v3.01, whole genome shotgun sequence genome and harbors:
- the LOC103840158 gene encoding glycine cleavage system H protein 3, mitochondrial codes for the protein MALRMWASSTANALKLSSSASRSHLLPAFSISRCFSSVLEGLKYANSHEWVKHEGSVATIGISDHAQDHLGEVVFVELPEEKSSVTKEKNFGAVESVKATSEIISPISGEVIEVNTKLADSPGLINSSPYEDGWMIKVKPSNPAELESLMGPKEYTKFCEEEDAAH